A window of the Desulfobacula toluolica Tol2 genome harbors these coding sequences:
- the mobB gene encoding molybdopterin-guanine dinucleotide biosynthesis protein B encodes MTPIQIIGHAGCGKTTLIVDLVKELTKRQISVGTLKHSAHAHELDKPGKDSYRHRKAGACPAAMMTEEMAAVYLPRNHTNTPDQLIKTYFKQTDIILIEGWISGPYDKIELWREVVKRMPLFPDLKRVKALVTDDALPSRVVQDAGSNEIDCLKRSDVEGLADFVMGLTNG; translated from the coding sequence ATGACACCCATCCAAATCATTGGCCATGCAGGTTGCGGAAAGACCACCTTGATCGTTGATCTGGTTAAAGAGCTGACCAAAAGGCAGATTTCGGTCGGTACCCTGAAACACAGTGCCCATGCGCACGAGCTGGACAAACCCGGGAAGGATTCCTATCGTCACAGAAAGGCCGGTGCCTGTCCTGCCGCAATGATGACAGAAGAGATGGCTGCCGTTTACCTGCCTAGAAATCATACCAATACGCCTGATCAATTGATCAAAACATATTTTAAGCAGACTGATATTATCTTGATTGAAGGTTGGATCAGCGGTCCGTATGACAAGATTGAACTCTGGAGGGAAGTTGTTAAGCGCATGCCGCTTTTCCCCGACCTGAAAAGAGTGAAAGCATTGGTGACCGATGATGCACTTCCATCCAGGGTTGTACAGGATGCCGGATCAAATGAAATTGACTGTCTGAAACGCTCTGATGTTGAAGGACTTGCCGATTTTGTTATGGGTCTTACAAATGGATAA